A window from Mogibacterium neglectum encodes these proteins:
- the glmM gene encoding phosphoglucosamine mutase — MGRLFGTDGVRGVANTELTASLAFDIGRAAAFVLGENDKKPVMVIGRDTRISGDMLENALTAGVLSVGGDVIKLGVVPTPAVAYLVRKYNADAGVVISASHNPFEYNGIKLFNGEGYKLDDSVEQEIEAIILCEKEISTDEFVGAKLGTCREDDASAIKQYTDFLLTTIDKRLDGIKVVLDTANGAAFETAHIVYEALGAEVTVLSDSPDGININDGCGSTHPENLQQKVVELGADVGFAYDGDADRLIVVDEQGRIIDGDRVLCICGKYLKTNGLLATDKITATVMSNIGLHKHLDEYGIGVDVTKVGDRYVLESMRKTGSVLGGEQSGHMIFLNYTTTGDGVLSSLQFMKAYLDSGKKLSELRDEIQIYPQALVNARVDNAFKAAALEDEEVKKYIADIEAKMEGTGRVLIRPSGTEPLIRVMLEGEDIDEIQGYAKQVAALISDKFGK; from the coding sequence ATGGGAAGATTGTTTGGAACAGATGGTGTGAGAGGAGTGGCTAACACAGAACTTACGGCTTCGCTTGCATTCGATATCGGCAGGGCGGCTGCGTTTGTGCTCGGTGAGAATGATAAGAAACCAGTTATGGTGATTGGACGCGATACGAGAATCTCTGGTGATATGCTGGAAAATGCGCTGACAGCTGGAGTTCTTTCCGTTGGCGGAGATGTGATAAAACTAGGAGTTGTTCCTACACCAGCAGTTGCATACCTAGTAAGGAAGTACAACGCGGATGCAGGAGTCGTTATCTCTGCATCCCATAACCCATTTGAATACAATGGTATCAAACTGTTTAATGGCGAAGGCTATAAGCTGGACGATAGCGTTGAGCAGGAGATTGAGGCAATTATTCTATGTGAGAAGGAAATCAGCACCGATGAATTTGTAGGTGCAAAGCTCGGAACGTGCCGTGAGGATGACGCTAGTGCGATTAAGCAGTACACTGACTTTCTGCTTACGACTATAGACAAGAGGCTCGACGGTATAAAGGTAGTTCTTGATACTGCAAATGGTGCAGCATTTGAGACCGCTCATATCGTATATGAAGCACTTGGGGCAGAAGTTACAGTTCTGAGCGACAGTCCAGATGGAATTAACATCAATGATGGCTGCGGATCCACACATCCCGAGAATTTACAACAGAAAGTCGTAGAGCTCGGTGCAGATGTGGGATTTGCATACGATGGAGATGCGGATAGACTCATCGTTGTGGATGAACAGGGTAGGATAATAGATGGAGATAGGGTACTATGCATATGTGGTAAGTACTTAAAGACTAATGGTCTTCTTGCAACAGATAAAATCACTGCCACAGTTATGAGTAATATCGGACTTCATAAACATCTAGATGAGTACGGAATAGGCGTCGATGTGACTAAGGTCGGTGATAGATATGTGCTAGAATCCATGAGAAAGACAGGTTCTGTACTCGGTGGTGAGCAATCTGGACACATGATATTCCTAAACTACACGACAACTGGCGATGGCGTACTATCATCTTTACAGTTTATGAAGGCATATCTTGACTCAGGTAAAAAACTCAGCGAACTCAGAGATGAAATTCAGATTTATCCGCAAGCGTTAGTTAATGCTAGGGTAGATAACGCTTTCAAGGCTGCGGCTCTCGAGGATGAAGAGGTTAAGAAGTACATCGCTGATATTGAGGCGAAAATGGAAGGTACAGGCAGGGTTCTAATCAGACCCTCTGGAACTGAACCGTTAATCAGAGTGATGTTAGAAGGTGAGGATATCGATGAAATTCAGGGATATGCGAAGCAGGTGGCAGCGCTTATCTCTGATAAATTCGGAAAGTAA
- a CDS encoding ABC transporter permease, with protein MILTVVLACIHVCLNIIVSSDSMERTLYKASNSSLSIVRKAEQSTFELNKFDELKRIKEISNIVPEYEGVASLEGSNVVSGKQTVRRDDVSGDLSNAAAVRTTGSTKRELLFSSGVFTLEKGRHISSKDKGKVLVHKEFADRNKLKLHDKVKLKFLKTDGSTSSNGETQTLEIVGIFSGKMQEQHTGLPSDLSENTMFADYESSQKGLGYEGGNRVVNKVTVTASSPEKLETVEKKIKKLDVDWSSFEATKNNGAFQEAAKSLTGIRKIMRVMTMAILGGGTIVLSLILVLWLRERIYEIGILLSIGVSKVAIVGQFILELLFVSIPAMIASYIIGKVALSFIVGGFVGSDETGALARGLSEGGISSELMTFAMSYALLIVIIIVSVAITSGAILIRSPKEILSKIS; from the coding sequence GTGATTTTGACTGTGGTTCTCGCATGTATACATGTGTGTTTAAATATAATTGTATCTAGCGACAGTATGGAGCGAACATTATATAAGGCCTCTAATTCATCGTTATCAATAGTCCGAAAGGCTGAGCAAAGCACTTTTGAACTAAACAAATTTGATGAATTGAAGCGAATCAAGGAGATTAGTAATATTGTGCCGGAGTACGAAGGTGTAGCTAGCCTTGAAGGGAGTAATGTTGTATCAGGTAAACAGACTGTAAGACGAGATGACGTATCAGGAGATTTAAGTAACGCAGCTGCTGTAAGGACGACTGGAAGCACAAAGCGAGAATTGCTATTCAGCAGTGGTGTATTTACCCTGGAAAAAGGTAGACATATCTCATCTAAAGACAAGGGAAAAGTCCTAGTTCATAAAGAGTTTGCAGATCGAAACAAACTTAAATTACATGATAAAGTAAAACTAAAATTTCTAAAAACAGATGGGAGCACTTCATCAAATGGAGAAACTCAAACCCTCGAAATCGTCGGGATTTTCTCAGGTAAGATGCAGGAACAGCATACAGGTTTACCGTCAGATTTAAGTGAGAACACGATGTTCGCTGATTATGAATCCAGTCAAAAAGGATTAGGGTATGAAGGCGGTAATCGAGTGGTTAACAAGGTAACTGTTACAGCAAGCAGTCCTGAAAAGCTGGAAACTGTAGAGAAAAAAATAAAGAAACTTGACGTTGATTGGTCGAGCTTTGAAGCGACTAAAAATAATGGAGCTTTTCAAGAGGCCGCAAAATCTCTTACCGGTATAAGAAAAATCATGAGAGTCATGACAATGGCAATTCTAGGAGGAGGTACAATTGTACTTTCGCTTATATTAGTGCTGTGGTTAAGGGAGAGAATTTATGAAATTGGGATTCTTTTGTCTATTGGTGTAAGTAAGGTAGCGATAGTTGGACAGTTTATTCTGGAACTATTATTTGTATCAATACCGGCTATGATAGCTTCTTATATAATCGGAAAGGTCGCTCTATCGTTCATTGTAGGCGGATTTGTAGGAAGTGATGAGACGGGTGCTTTGGCGCGAGGGTTAAGTGAAGGGGGCATCAGTAGCGAGCTCATGACATTTGCAATGAGTTATGCATTGCTCATAGTAATAATAATCGTTTCGGTTGCTATAACATCTGGAGCAATTCTAATACGTAGTCCAAAGGAAATACTATCTAAAATCAGTTAG
- a CDS encoding HAMP domain-containing sensor histidine kinase: MRNLKIFPKLFVQTFAILGILIVVVHLIVFLMFPKVYLENRKSKINIKANEVSAALQGKDEQFVEQYLTFYSRSSEIKAFIDSNSDSGEVKIGENAENSIDKSSDNNSLIIETRNIKLADGSKLSVNFVSTADMRQEAKGLIIKFLPISLAVSLAISVLVSLIYARLLTRNVQEIKEVTTRMMELDRNALLPVESSDEIGQLKAQINDLYVALLELIDDLEVKNEEIIKLEKLKFDFFRGASHELKTPLASLKIILENMKYNIGKYKDRDSYIDNCIEIVNGLAQNISQILSVSSLDHLSDDEEEMVINEILQEVLDKYELMAAQRSVLINNRLGDEKIYIGKSALKVILSNVVGNAVKYSDTGGIIDIGSDNGWIYIDNTYDDAENLDCERLFEVNFDVGKDNSNGLGLYIVRNILLSYGIEHKLERREKSIRFTIKIT, from the coding sequence ATGAGAAACTTGAAGATATTCCCCAAATTATTTGTCCAAACGTTCGCCATACTTGGGATTTTGATTGTAGTTGTCCATCTCATAGTATTTCTTATGTTCCCTAAAGTGTACCTTGAGAATAGAAAGAGTAAAATAAATATCAAGGCTAATGAAGTTTCTGCAGCTTTGCAGGGAAAAGATGAACAGTTTGTTGAGCAGTATTTGACCTTCTATTCGAGAAGCAGTGAAATTAAAGCTTTCATTGATTCAAACAGTGACTCAGGAGAGGTAAAAATCGGTGAGAATGCTGAAAATAGCATTGATAAGTCGAGCGATAACAATTCTTTAATTATAGAGACTCGTAATATTAAGCTAGCTGATGGCAGTAAATTGTCAGTGAATTTTGTTTCAACTGCTGATATGCGACAAGAGGCCAAGGGTCTAATAATAAAGTTTCTTCCTATATCTTTAGCAGTTTCACTAGCGATATCAGTTTTAGTATCACTGATATATGCAAGACTTTTGACAAGAAATGTTCAAGAAATAAAAGAAGTTACAACTCGAATGATGGAGCTTGATAGAAACGCTCTTTTGCCTGTCGAATCATCAGACGAGATAGGACAGCTCAAAGCGCAAATTAATGACTTGTATGTAGCTTTACTTGAACTGATAGATGATCTTGAGGTCAAGAATGAAGAGATTATAAAGCTTGAGAAGTTAAAATTTGACTTCTTTAGAGGTGCTTCTCACGAACTAAAAACTCCATTAGCCAGCCTCAAAATTATTCTTGAAAATATGAAATATAACATTGGCAAGTATAAGGATCGTGATAGCTATATTGACAACTGCATTGAGATAGTCAATGGGTTGGCACAGAATATATCGCAGATTCTCTCTGTTTCTTCGCTCGATCACCTTAGTGATGACGAGGAAGAAATGGTTATAAATGAGATTTTGCAGGAGGTTCTAGATAAGTATGAGCTTATGGCTGCGCAACGAAGTGTCTTAATCAACAACCGTCTCGGTGATGAAAAAATTTACATAGGTAAGAGTGCTCTTAAGGTGATATTATCCAATGTAGTTGGTAATGCTGTAAAGTATTCGGATACAGGAGGTATCATAGATATCGGTTCAGATAACGGTTGGATATATATAGATAATACTTACGATGACGCAGAAAATCTCGATTGCGAAAGACTATTTGAAGTGAACTTTGACGTAGGAAAGGATAATAGCAATGGACTAGGTCTGTATATAGTAAGAAATATTCTGTTAAGTTACGGGATTGAGCACAAGCTAGAACGACGTGAAAAAAGCATAAGATTTACTATTAAAATTACTTAG
- a CDS encoding ABC transporter permease: MIKNALAYVTRKRLKSLIILLVIIAMATLSMIGLSIKDATNRAAAKTFGNITNSFTMEINRQVNSGTPRGGGNIRNEDINKIVKSGHVKDYVKRIGAVADLVGCDIIRTEATNRNEDEDRIEKFKSTVMVTGVNDSSKETKFVSGAFRLVDGKHLEKTDKNKVLIHKDLAEKNNLKVGDKIKIKSNKYDADNEKQADETIEVEIKGIFDGHNKGGASAAVELYENNIISDIDTAAKLYGNTEQSAVYQDATFFVKGDKNLDKVIKNIKGLDVDWNKYSLVKSTSNYPALQQSISGIYSSANKLFVGGIIFAGIVVSLLLFLWMNSRKKEVAVLLSIGRTKKEIAIQFAAELIFVAIPAYIISFFAAGALGKVIGNKVLRGVTGGIADGIAKESASSGLGGGAEVDGFNKTLTSLDVIIDTRAFIYVVLFMTVILAISLIISTYRILRKRPKELLIDVK, translated from the coding sequence ATGATTAAAAATGCATTAGCATATGTCACAAGAAAGAGACTGAAATCTCTAATTATACTACTTGTTATCATAGCGATGGCAACTCTCAGTATGATTGGTCTATCAATCAAGGATGCCACTAATAGAGCAGCAGCTAAGACTTTTGGAAACATAACTAATAGTTTCACTATGGAAATAAACCGCCAAGTTAATTCGGGTACCCCTAGAGGTGGCGGAAATATCCGTAATGAAGATATAAATAAGATCGTTAAATCTGGACATGTAAAAGACTATGTCAAGCGTATAGGGGCAGTGGCTGATCTTGTAGGCTGTGACATAATTAGAACTGAAGCGACAAATCGCAATGAGGATGAGGATCGAATAGAGAAGTTTAAGAGCACGGTAATGGTGACGGGAGTTAATGACTCATCCAAAGAGACAAAGTTTGTATCGGGTGCCTTTAGACTTGTAGATGGAAAACATCTGGAGAAGACTGATAAGAACAAGGTGCTGATTCATAAAGATTTAGCTGAAAAGAATAATCTCAAAGTCGGTGATAAGATTAAGATTAAGTCTAATAAATATGATGCCGATAACGAGAAACAGGCTGACGAAACCATAGAAGTTGAAATAAAGGGAATTTTTGATGGTCACAATAAAGGTGGTGCAAGTGCAGCTGTTGAACTGTATGAGAACAATATAATCAGTGATATAGACACGGCCGCAAAGCTGTATGGAAACACAGAGCAATCGGCGGTGTACCAAGACGCAACCTTCTTTGTAAAAGGAGATAAAAACCTCGATAAGGTCATTAAGAATATTAAAGGACTTGATGTCGATTGGAATAAATATTCTTTAGTTAAGAGCACTTCGAACTATCCGGCACTACAACAGTCGATTTCGGGAATATACTCATCTGCAAACAAATTATTTGTTGGCGGAATTATATTTGCAGGGATAGTAGTTTCACTATTGTTGTTCCTCTGGATGAACTCAAGGAAGAAAGAGGTAGCCGTGCTTCTTTCAATCGGCAGAACCAAAAAAGAAATTGCGATACAGTTTGCAGCGGAACTTATATTTGTCGCTATTCCAGCCTATATTATATCCTTCTTTGCAGCTGGAGCGCTCGGCAAGGTTATTGGTAATAAGGTTCTCCGTGGTGTAACGGGGGGGATTGCTGATGGTATAGCCAAGGAATCCGCTTCATCGGGACTCGGAGGTGGAGCAGAAGTTGACGGATTTAACAAGACTCTGACAAGTTTAGATGTTATCATAGATACGAGGGCATTCATTTATGTAGTACTCTTTATGACGGTGATACTGGCAATTTCGCTAATCATATCCACATATCGCATCCTTCGCAAGAGACCTAAGGAGTTGCTGATAGATGTGAAATAA
- a CDS encoding YbbR-like domain-containing protein: MQSNETNSKKINKINLALSVAIAFASWLYVVYSINPTISRTYTNIPVKVTNSKTLAKNDLAVSKIDTEKISVTLVGRRSAINELKKSDIVATVNASNAGKGENSMAVQVSVPGAISVKSQSESSISVTVEDLEVKKVSTYTTYKDGQSGEPVVKKQSSKEVEVQGAESLVKNVDSVKLELDSGKVTDKAKEFSATATPVDGSGHKIDYLTTDPDRVSVTAYKGETKTVKLKVKVANTQDGSVSRTYSAPSTIVIKGRSKDIKNITEITSKEIDISSVAETKDIDIDYDLPEGVSIANESRHVKLKVKVSTSTSKTVNVPAGSININNVASGHTAEANSGVNVIVTGSKDKIANVTASSFVISADASGLGAGQHTVTAYLTNNSGLTAALKSAQITITIQ, encoded by the coding sequence ATGCAAAGTAACGAAACGAACAGCAAGAAAATCAACAAGATCAATCTAGCGCTTTCAGTTGCAATAGCTTTTGCCTCATGGCTTTACGTAGTATATAGCATAAATCCAACAATCAGCCGGACGTATACGAATATTCCGGTTAAGGTCACAAACTCAAAGACACTTGCCAAGAACGATCTAGCGGTAAGCAAGATTGATACTGAGAAAATCTCCGTTACCCTAGTTGGAAGGCGTTCGGCGATAAATGAGTTAAAGAAATCGGATATTGTCGCCACCGTCAATGCCTCAAATGCAGGCAAGGGTGAGAACTCGATGGCAGTGCAAGTGAGCGTACCTGGAGCGATATCAGTAAAATCACAGAGTGAAAGTAGCATTTCGGTTACAGTTGAAGACCTAGAGGTCAAGAAAGTAAGCACATATACGACATACAAAGATGGTCAATCGGGAGAGCCTGTAGTTAAGAAGCAAAGCAGCAAGGAAGTAGAGGTACAAGGTGCTGAGAGTCTGGTTAAGAATGTGGATTCGGTTAAGTTAGAACTCGATTCTGGCAAGGTTACTGATAAAGCAAAAGAATTCAGTGCTACCGCAACTCCTGTTGATGGAAGCGGTCACAAGATAGACTATCTAACTACAGATCCAGATAGAGTATCAGTAACTGCATATAAGGGTGAGACCAAGACAGTAAAACTCAAGGTGAAGGTTGCGAATACACAGGATGGCAGTGTTTCGAGAACGTATTCCGCACCGAGCACGATAGTCATCAAAGGTAGAAGCAAGGATATCAAAAACATTACAGAAATTACGTCCAAAGAGATAGACATCAGTTCTGTAGCCGAGACGAAAGATATAGATATCGATTATGATCTGCCAGAAGGTGTGAGCATAGCAAATGAATCAAGGCATGTAAAGCTTAAGGTCAAGGTGAGCACGAGCACATCGAAGACTGTGAATGTGCCTGCTGGTTCGATTAACATAAACAATGTTGCTAGCGGCCATACCGCGGAGGCAAATAGTGGTGTTAACGTCATCGTAACAGGTAGCAAGGATAAGATAGCTAATGTTACAGCTAGTTCATTCGTAATCAGTGCAGATGCAAGTGGTCTAGGAGCAGGTCAGCATACGGTTACAGCGTATCTCACAAACAATTCGGGGCTTACAGCAGCACTTAAAAGTGCGCAGATAACAATAACAATTCAGTAA
- a CDS encoding response regulator transcription factor, whose amino-acid sequence MKILIVEDDKNIREGVADFLSEFGYNTIEAPDGREALAKFDEQDISLVILDIQMPYINGLEVLKEIRKRSKLPVLMLTAFSDEEYKIDAYTSLADGYLEKPFSLPVLRARVDSLIERHYGMHEKFCYGNVDVDFDSYTATLDNEPVDINAKEVDILKYLVENEGRALTREQIIDSVWKATEEPPFDRVIDVYIKELRKKLGLDCIVTIRNVGYKLERK is encoded by the coding sequence ATGAAGATTCTTATAGTTGAAGACGATAAGAACATCAGGGAGGGAGTCGCAGACTTCCTCTCTGAGTTTGGTTATAATACGATTGAAGCACCTGATGGACGAGAGGCTCTCGCAAAATTTGATGAACAAGATATCAGTCTTGTAATTCTCGACATTCAGATGCCATATATTAATGGTTTAGAAGTTCTAAAGGAGATTAGAAAACGAAGCAAATTACCTGTTCTTATGCTTACGGCATTTAGCGATGAAGAGTATAAAATTGATGCATATACGAGCTTGGCGGATGGATATTTGGAGAAGCCTTTTTCATTACCGGTATTACGTGCTCGTGTAGATTCGTTGATTGAGCGTCATTATGGTATGCATGAAAAATTTTGTTATGGCAATGTTGATGTTGATTTTGACAGTTATACGGCTACGCTAGATAATGAGCCAGTAGATATAAACGCTAAAGAGGTTGATATACTAAAATATTTGGTTGAAAATGAAGGGCGAGCACTGACAAGAGAGCAGATAATAGATAGTGTCTGGAAAGCGACAGAGGAACCGCCGTTCGATCGCGTAATAGATGTGTATATCAAGGAACTTCGTAAGAAGCTTGGACTCGATTGCATAGTGACTATTAGAAATGTAGGATATAAACTGGAGAGAAAATGA
- a CDS encoding ABC transporter ATP-binding protein: MKIIEIKNASYSYIGSRDKVLSSINCSFEAGKFYAITGKSGAGKSTFLSLLAGLDRPSSGEICFNGKSIALHGYSNHRRDNISLVFQNYNLIDYLTPLENVRLVNRNASDELLLKLGLNSSEIKRNVMKLSGGQQQRVAIARALASEAPVILADEPTGNLDDSTASEIIGILKTLAQERNKCVIVVTHSKEVANAADVVMELSGKKLKETRKQS, from the coding sequence ATGAAGATAATTGAAATTAAAAATGCATCATACAGCTATATTGGCTCGAGAGACAAGGTGTTGTCATCGATTAATTGCAGCTTTGAAGCTGGCAAATTCTACGCTATAACCGGTAAATCAGGTGCGGGAAAATCAACGTTCTTATCCCTTTTGGCAGGACTTGATAGGCCTAGCTCGGGAGAGATTTGTTTCAATGGTAAGAGCATAGCATTGCATGGTTATAGCAACCATCGTAGGGATAACATCTCTCTTGTGTTCCAAAATTATAACTTAATAGACTATCTAACTCCGCTTGAGAATGTTAGGCTCGTAAACAGAAATGCTTCTGATGAGCTACTACTGAAGCTAGGATTAAATAGCAGTGAGATTAAGAGAAATGTTATGAAACTATCTGGAGGTCAACAGCAAAGAGTTGCGATAGCAAGAGCTCTTGCGTCTGAGGCTCCCGTGATACTTGCGGATGAGCCGACTGGAAACCTTGATGATTCTACTGCAAGTGAAATCATAGGTATTCTCAAGACTTTGGCTCAAGAACGAAACAAGTGTGTAATAGTTGTTACACACAGTAAAGAGGTTGCAAATGCGGCAGATGTAGTGATGGAGCTAAGTGGTAAGAAACTCAAAGAGACGAGAAAGCAGAGCTAG
- the glmS gene encoding glutamine--fructose-6-phosphate transaminase (isomerizing), protein MCGIVGYVGNGAPQGIIIEGLKKLEYRGYDSAGIAVVNDGKIKLRKHVGEIVNLEKLIGNENLGGHVGIGHTRWATHGAPSDVNSHPHMSNDNRIALVHNGTVENYVEIRAELEKEGFTFKSDTDSEVAAVLFGKYYNELGDLKATMDKVTHEMTGTFALAAIAEDQPEKFVAYRKNAPLIVGKGKGCNFVASDFSALLKYTKDVYLLETGDTVVLTPDSVTIYDESGKEIKRETMHISWDESVAEKGKYEHFMLKEIFDQPKAIEETLNRNLGDDGRVSLYDMTLTKEDFANFNKICIVACGTAYHAGLVGRNIFEKFVKMPVEVDVASEFRYRDPFVDEKTLFIAISQSGETADTLEALREAKRKGARVLSIVNVVGSTVARESDDVFYTWAGPEISVASTKAYTTQLLSLYLLALYLGDLRGTISENFYSQVVRELSDIPEKLEKVLVLRGSIEKLAKKLYDRDQVFFIGRGMDASVAYEGSLKLKEISYINSFAIAAGELKHGTIALMEPTTIVVALATQSKLFDKMVSNIQEVKARNAHVISIAKEGNTAIEEHSNETFYIPECMDEVSPLLSVIPLQIYAYYVAKEKGCEIDRPRNLAKSVTVE, encoded by the coding sequence ATGTGCGGAATCGTAGGTTATGTAGGTAATGGAGCGCCGCAAGGCATTATTATCGAAGGACTCAAGAAGTTAGAGTACAGAGGTTATGACTCGGCAGGTATCGCCGTTGTAAATGATGGCAAAATTAAGCTAAGAAAGCATGTTGGTGAAATAGTAAATCTAGAGAAGTTAATTGGAAATGAAAATCTAGGCGGTCATGTGGGAATTGGACATACAAGATGGGCAACTCACGGTGCACCATCTGATGTTAACTCGCACCCTCATATGAGTAACGACAATAGAATTGCACTCGTTCATAACGGAACAGTTGAGAACTATGTGGAAATCAGAGCTGAACTCGAGAAAGAGGGATTCACCTTTAAGAGTGATACAGATTCTGAGGTTGCTGCGGTTCTGTTTGGTAAATACTACAACGAACTCGGTGATTTAAAGGCTACCATGGATAAGGTAACTCACGAGATGACAGGAACTTTTGCGCTCGCTGCAATCGCTGAGGACCAACCAGAAAAATTCGTAGCTTATAGAAAGAATGCTCCGTTGATTGTCGGCAAGGGCAAGGGTTGCAACTTCGTAGCTTCAGATTTCTCGGCACTTCTCAAGTATACAAAGGATGTTTATCTACTTGAGACTGGTGATACAGTAGTGTTAACTCCAGATAGCGTTACAATCTATGATGAATCTGGTAAGGAAATTAAGCGTGAGACGATGCATATCAGCTGGGATGAAAGCGTTGCTGAAAAAGGAAAGTATGAACACTTCATGCTCAAGGAGATATTTGATCAACCTAAGGCTATAGAGGAAACTCTTAATCGTAATCTTGGCGATGATGGAAGAGTGTCGCTTTACGATATGACGCTTACAAAGGAAGACTTTGCTAATTTCAACAAAATCTGTATCGTAGCATGTGGAACGGCATATCATGCTGGTCTAGTAGGTAGAAATATCTTCGAGAAGTTCGTTAAAATGCCTGTAGAGGTCGATGTAGCGTCTGAGTTCAGATACAGGGATCCTTTTGTAGATGAAAAGACACTTTTTATTGCAATCAGCCAATCTGGAGAAACTGCGGATACGCTAGAAGCACTTCGTGAGGCTAAGAGAAAGGGAGCGAGGGTATTATCTATCGTCAATGTCGTAGGTAGCACAGTTGCTCGTGAATCTGACGATGTGTTCTACACATGGGCTGGACCTGAGATTTCAGTAGCTTCTACAAAGGCTTACACAACTCAGCTCTTATCACTTTACCTATTAGCACTGTATCTAGGAGACCTGCGCGGAACTATATCAGAGAATTTTTATAGCCAAGTTGTCAGAGAGCTATCTGATATTCCTGAAAAATTAGAGAAAGTTCTTGTGCTTAGGGGCAGCATCGAGAAGCTTGCGAAAAAGCTTTACGATAGAGACCAGGTGTTTTTTATAGGTAGAGGCATGGATGCAAGTGTTGCCTACGAGGGGTCGCTCAAGCTAAAGGAAATCTCATATATAAACTCCTTCGCAATTGCAGCAGGAGAGCTTAAGCATGGAACGATTGCGCTGATGGAGCCAACTACTATTGTCGTTGCACTAGCAACACAGTCTAAACTGTTTGACAAGATGGTTTCCAACATACAGGAGGTTAAAGCGCGTAACGCACACGTAATCTCCATCGCTAAAGAGGGCAATACAGCTATTGAAGAGCATTCAAACGAGACATTCTACATTCCAGAGTGCATGGATGAGGTATCGCCACTTCTAAGCGTAATTCCTCTGCAGATATATGCATACTATGTTGCTAAAGAAAAGGGTTGCGAGATAGACAGACCTCGTAACCTCGCAAAGAGCGTAACTGTAGAATAG
- the cdaA gene encoding diadenylate cyclase CdaA, with amino-acid sequence MLSSIQSIMSNFRPEDALDIAIVSYIVYKMIGFIRETRAMQLIRGLVIIIVAFFISDIFNLYLLNWLLKSLFTMGLFAVVVLFQPELRRALEQVGRKNLMNTNSFRNIDKNKAVETVDSLVSAIDDFSATRTGALIAIERETMLNDIIETGVVVDAEISVRLLGNLFYEGSPLHDGGVIIRGARIHAASCVFPLTEKKNIGRNLGTRHRAGVGLSEVCDALIIIVSEETGVVSIAEDGKIRRFVDLKTIEKMLLNMYLPSEKGMYGRVAKLVRRKGGKHDAK; translated from the coding sequence ATGCTAAGTTCGATTCAAAGTATAATGTCTAATTTCAGGCCGGAAGATGCGCTGGATATAGCAATCGTGTCTTATATTGTTTATAAGATGATTGGTTTTATTAGGGAAACCAGGGCGATGCAGCTCATACGAGGACTGGTAATTATCATAGTTGCATTTTTTATATCGGACATATTTAACCTGTACCTGCTAAATTGGTTGCTAAAGAGCCTATTCACCATGGGTCTATTCGCGGTTGTTGTGTTGTTTCAACCTGAGCTCCGTAGAGCGCTCGAACAGGTAGGGCGTAAGAATCTCATGAACACGAACTCGTTCCGCAATATCGATAAGAATAAGGCTGTTGAAACGGTAGACTCCCTTGTGAGCGCAATCGATGATTTCTCAGCCACAAGGACAGGTGCACTCATCGCAATTGAGCGTGAGACGATGCTTAACGACATTATCGAAACGGGGGTTGTGGTAGATGCTGAGATTTCCGTCAGGCTTCTGGGAAATCTATTTTATGAAGGCTCACCACTTCACGATGGCGGAGTTATCATCCGCGGGGCGAGAATCCATGCTGCGTCATGCGTATTTCCTTTGACAGAGAAGAAGAATATCGGTAGAAATCTGGGAACGAGGCACAGAGCAGGTGTAGGGTTAAGTGAGGTTTGCGATGCTTTAATAATAATAGTTTCTGAAGAGACCGGAGTGGTGTCAATCGCTGAAGATGGAAAGATTCGCAGATTTGTAGACCTCAAGACGATCGAGAAGATGCTTCTCAATATGTACCTGCCATCTGAAAAAGGAATGTATGGTAGGGTTGCGAAGCTAGTACGCCGAAAGGGGGGAAAGCACGATGCAAAGTAA